One Mycolicibacterium doricum genomic window, GGGTGACGGCATACCCGGCGCGCCCTGCGTGCGGATCGCAGGCTTCGCGCTATGGGGAAACGTGCGGGTCAAGCGCCGGCGGCGCAAGCGCGCCGCCGCCACCGACTAGTCGGTTGACTTGTTCGTGGGCGGGTCACCATCTTTATTTTCAGCACGTTGGGACCCGCGGTCGGTCGCCTTCTTTGCCACATCGTCGATCCGCTGCCGCGGTCCGGCCTCGGCGGAGGAGTCGGATGTGGCGCCGGTGACGTTGCGCCCCACTTTGCGCAGGAACTTCGGGGAGTTGGCGGTCTTGTCGTCCGCTGACGGAGAGACCAAGCCGGTAGGCAAGCTGGCCACTCTGTTCTGGGGCACACCCGATTCCACTCTGGTGCCGTCGACCTCGGCCTCGCCCGCCGGAGGACGTGCGTTGTTGTCCGGGTCGGCGAGGTTGCGCAGGAACGTCTCGGTCTCGTCCGGTGTGGGTAGCAGCGCAGCCGGCTGGTAGACGTCCGGATTTGCCAAGGGGTCGTTGCCCGGGTAGCCGTAGTTGACGACGTCGGTCAGCGGATCCTCGATCGCGTCGGCGACCTTGTTGCCGGCCTCCCCGCCATAGGTACGCAGTGGTTGTAGCAGCGGCAGGCCGTCGCTGCGATAGCTGATGTAGGTGGTGTCACCCACTTGCTCGATGACGACGGTCTCGCCGTCGATCACGGCGGTGATCTCCTCGCCGTCAGTCAGTTCTTTGGGGCACTCGCCCGCGCAATCCGCGCCGCTGAGGTCGAGGTTGCCGTTCGCGTCGACCGGCAGGTCCACCGCCTCCTGGTCGAGCCGGTTGCCGAAGTAGGCGGCCAGCGAGTTCGCCATCGCGAACGGGTTGAGCACGTATGCCGGGGTGTTGCCGTTGATGTCGTACTCGTAGCCGACGTCGATGACCTTCGCGCCGGGCGACGTCGGTGTGGGCAGCGGGTTCACCCCGATCAACGCGAACACCGGGTAGCGGGTGCCGAAGCCGCCGTTGGGGCGGGCGACGTTGTTGTCGAGCACGTAGACGGCGTTGGCGGCGACGGGGTCGCCGGTGGCCTCCAGGTAGCTGAGCAGCAGGCTGACGTTGGCCGCACCCCATCCCGAGGACATGACGACGTTGTCCTCGTCGTCCTCGTCGGTGGGGTTCTTCAGCGCGTCGTACACACCGAACGGTCCGGTGAAGAAGTTGACCTGCACCACCTCACGGCTGCCGGTGGCGAATTTGCCGCCGTAGAACTCTGCGATCCCGGCCCCGGTCGGGTTGGTCGAGCTGCCCTCGATGATCAGCGCCGCCACGTCGTACATCGTCGAGGCGACGCCCTCCGGGTGCACCACCGCGACACCACCGGCGGTGGCCACACTGGCAACGATCACGCTGCTCAGCGCGGCAGGCAACACCGCCCGGTGCAGCCGCCCCGAGGGTGCGGCGTCGACCCGACGACGCGGTTCAGCGCGGTGCTTCGCCATTGATTCCCCTCGGCAGAATTTGCGTGCGATCCGTCCGCGGAGAGCCTCCACTGTCTTCACCCGGACGGTATGAATTCAGCAAACGATAACGCACAAGCGCGGGTTTGCGTAGCAATTATCGCCGGCGGCGTGAGGTCAGGTAGTCACCGACCACCGCGGCGCCGAGCCCGTCCGCGTCCGGGACCACCACCCGGCCCTGCACCCGCCGGGCCACCTGGTCGATGAAGCGGGCCAGCCCCGGGTCGCTGCCCAGCCGGAAGATCGTGACCTGCGCGCCGAGGCGGGCCACCTCGTCGAAGCCCCGCACGGTGTGGGCGATGGTCCGCGGATGCGGCGGGTAGTCGAAGAACACCTGGGCGCCGTCGCGTCCGCCGAAGTCCTCCAGGTGGGCGGTCGGCTCACCGTCGGTCACCACCAGTACCACCGGCTGGGCGTTCGGGTGCCGGCGCAGATGCCGGGTGGCCAGCGCCAGCGCATGGTGCAGGTTGGTGCCCTGTTCGTAGACGCCCTCCAGACCGGTCAGTTCGGCCGCACTCACCGTCCTGGCGTACCGGCCGAACGCGACGATCTGCAGTGCGTCGGAGCGGAATCGGGTGCTCACCAGATGGTTGAGCGCCAGCGCGGTCCGCTTCATGGGCAGCCACCGGTTCTCCATCACCATCGAGAACGAGGTGTCGACGAGCAGCGCTACCGCGGCCTGCGTCCTGGTCTCGGTCTCGGAGATCTCGACGTCGTCGACGGTGATGCTCACCGGGATCTCGCGTTCGCCCGTACCGGACTGTCGTAGCACGGCGTTGGTCAGGGTGCGGGTGACGTTCCACGGTTCGGTGTCCCCGAACTGCCACGGCCGGGTGGCTCCGGTCAACTCCCCCGCCGCGCCGGCGCGACGGGTGTCGCGCTCACCGTGGCGGCCCGAAAGTCGTTGCGCCACTTCGCTGAGCGCGGCCCGCCCCAACTGACGCATGGCCTTCGGGGACAGCCGCCATTTTCCGTCGGACCCGCGGTCGAGGAAGCCCTGGTTCATCAGGGCGCGTTCGAGTTCGGCCAGGGTCCGCGCGTCGACGGCGGCCTGGTCGCCCAGCTGACGGGCCAGCGCGTCGAGGTCGACGTCGTCCATCGTGGCGCCCGGGTAGCTCTGCGACAGCTGTTCGGCGAGCTGTTCGAGCTCACCGATGTCGGCCAGCGCCTGCGCGCCTTGCCCCATCCCCAGCGGGTTGTCGCCGGAGAACTCCGAGGAACCCGACCAGTCCTCGCCCGGGCGGGCCGCCTGCAGATGGGAGTCGAGCCTGTTGAGCGCGTTCATCAGCGACGGCGACCCGAATGCCTGCTGCGCCAGCGCGTCGAGTTCAGCCCGCTGATCCGGCGAGAGGCTGTTGCGGAAGCGCTGCGCGGCCGCCGCGCGTTTGGCCAGCGAGTCGAGCAGTTCGTCGACGTTGCGGGGGTTCTCCGGGAAGAACTCGCCGTGCTTGGCCATGAAGTCTTGAAAGTCTTCCGGGGAGTCCTGTCCTTTCGAGTGTTTCTCGAGCAACTCGTTGAGGTCGTCGAGCATGTCGTTGACGCGCTGGCGGTCCTCGTCGGTGGCGTTCTCCAGCGCCTCTTTCATCCCGGCGAACCGCTGGTCGAGCATCTCGCGGCCGAGCAGATCCTTGATCTGGTCGTACTTCTCGCGGCCCTCGGGGCTGCGCCACTGGTAGTCCGACAGTTCCTGGACGGCCTTGGCCGGTGACGGGGACAGCGCCTCGATCTGCAGCTCGCAGAATCGCGCGTCGTCGTCGATGGCGCGGGCGAGTTCCTTGCGTTCGGCGAGTACGGCCTCGTCGAGCAGCTTCTTGACCTCCTGCAGCGTGCCGTCGAGGCTGTTGCGTTGCAGCAGTTCTCGACGGCGCCGGTTGGCCTCGGCGGCCAGCCGGTCGGCTCCGCGCATGTTCTTGGTGCCACGCCGCAGCAGTTCGGACAGGGCGCGCCGCGGCGAGCTGCCCTCCATCACTTCCTCGCCGATCTGCTCGAGCGCCTCCCGCAGATCGACCGGCGGGGCAAGTGGATCCGGCCCGCCGGTGTAGCGGGAGTACCGCGACGACCGGCCGTGCCCGCGCGCCGAGGCCCGTTCAGCCATAGACCGTTTCGCCTTCTCCGGAGACCTTGTCGATCCGTTTGGCCAGGTACAGCGCCTCCAGCGCCAGCTCGACGGCGGCGGCCCGTTCACCGTCGGTCTGCGCGCCGAGGCGGGTCGCGATCGCGTCGATCACCGGCACGTCCGGCAGCGCGGCGAGCACGTCCTTGGCCGACACCCGCTCACCCGTCGTCACCGGGGACCCGTCCTCGAGGGCGGCGACCAACGGCCCGACGTCGAGACCACCGAGCACCCGCTGCGCGGTGTCGGCGGTGGCGCGGCGCAGCAGATGCTCCAGCACCGCCTGCTCCCGGCCCTCCTCACCCGATTCGAACTCCAACTTGCCGCGCAGCACGTCGACGACCGTGCCGAGGTCCACCACGCGGGCGACCGGCTCCTGCTCCCCGAGGATCGTCGAGCGGTGCCGGGCGGCCGCGGCGACGGTCTCCGCCGCAGCGATCGCGAACCGCGCGGAGACGCCCGAACGCTGGTCGACCGAACCCGATTCGCGAAGGTTGCGGGCGAAGCGGGCGAGGATCTGCAGCAGATACTCGGGGACGGCCGCCGCGAGCTGCGCCTCCTGGGTGATCACGCCGACCTCCGCGTCGAGCTGCAGCGGATAGTGGGTGCGGATCTCGGCACCGAACCGGTCCTTGAGCGGGGTGATGATACGGCCGCGGTTGGTGTAGTCCTCCGGGTTCGCGCTGGCGACGACGAGGACGTCGAGCGGCAGCCGCAGCGTGTAGCCGCGGACCTGGATATCGCGCTCCTCCATCACGTTGAGCATCGACACCTGGATGCGCTCGGCGAGGTCGGGGAGTTCGTTGACCGCGACGATGCCGCGATGGGCGCGCGGAATGAGGCCGTAGGCGATGGTCTCCGGGTCACCGAGGCTGCGGCCCTCGGCCACCTTGATCGGGTCGATGTCGCCGACCAGGTCGGCCACGCTCGTGTCGGGGGTGGCGAGTTTCTCGGTGTAGCGCTCGCTGCGGTGCCGCCACGCCACCTTGAGGTCGTCGCCGGAATCGGCGACGCGCCGAATCGACTCCGGGGTGATCGGGCTGTACGGGTGCTCGCCCAGTTCCGAACCCTCGATGACGGGCGTCCACTCGTCGAGCAGTCCGGTGAGCGCACGCAGCAACCGGGTCTTGCCCTGGCCGCGCTCACCGAGCAGGACGATGTCGTGTCCGGCGATCAGCGCCCGCTCGAGTTGGGGGATCACCGTGTCCTCGAAACCCAGGATCCCGGGCCACAGATCGCGGCCTTCGGCCAATCCGGCCAGCAGGTTCTCCTGGATCTCCTGTTTGACGCCCCGCTCGCGATGACCGGAGGCGCGTAGTTCGCCGACGGTCCGGGGAAGATCGTGGGGTTGGGTCACCACTCCACGCTACGACTGTGCGCCGAATGCGGCACTGCTTCCCCCCGTGAGCGAACAATGACGGCCCTCACGACGCGTTGGCCGCCACGTGGCTTCGGGCGTGCGCGATGGCGTCGTCGAGCGAGTCCATCAAGTGGTTCTCGTGACGGAGGGAGTCGAGCACTCCCACGCTGGTGATCATGTTCAGGTGCTCTGGGCGCACACCTTTGATGATCACCGTGATTCCGCGGGCCTCCAGTTCGGCGGTGATCTCTGCGAGTGTGCGTGCGCCGGTGGCATCGAGCATGCCCAGCTGTGACATCCGGACGATCACGACCCGGATTCCGGCGGCTTCGGCCCCGAAGGCTTCGGCGATCGCGCTGGAGATGCGCTCGGCGGCCCCGAAGAACATCGCCCCGTCGAGCCGCAGCAGAGCGATGTGTTCGTCCCCTTCGGAGCGCGGACCGGGCAATTCCTCGCGGGTTACGCTGCTGCGGCCTGCCAGATTCCGCAGTGCGAAGAACGCCGCGGCCAACACGCCGATCATCACCGCCTCGATGAGGTCGAAACTCACCGTGATCACCGCCGTCACCACGAACGTGAGCGCGTCGGAACGGCCCGACCGCAGTATCGACCGGATGGTGCCCGCCGAAATCATCCGGAACGACGTCACCATGAGGACACCCGCCAACGCGGCCAGCGGAACCCGGGACACCGGGCCGCTGAGCAGATAGACCACCCCGAGCAGGACCACCGAGTGCACGATAGCGGCGACGCGGGTCCGTGCACCCGAGCGGACGTTGACGGCCGTCCTGGCGATCGCGCCGGTCGCGGGCATCCCACCGAAGACCCCGGACGCCACCGACGCCAGTCCCTGGCCCAGCAGTTCGCGGTCGGGGTGGTACCGACCCGTCGGTGACATCGTGGCCGCGACCCGGGCCGAGAGCAGCGATTCGACGGCCGCCAGCGCGGCGACGGTGACCGCCGCCCCCAGCAGCGTCCGCAGCGCTTCGGTGTCGACCGTCGGCAGCACCGGCGCGGGCAGGTGTGACGGCAGCTCACCGATCGCCGCGACTGGCACGTGCAACGCGATCACGCCGACCGTAGCTCCGACGACGGCGAGCAGCGATGCCGGTGCGCTGGGGCTCAGCCGGGGCAGCGCGACCATCACCACGGCGACGAAGCCCACGACCGCGAGCGTGTTCGCGGCGGCGGCCCAGTCGGCATGGGTCAGGACATGCACCGAGGTGCTCAGGGTTCGGCCGCCGGGGGGCGCGGAGACGCCGAGCGCCGCGGGTAGTTGCTGGGCGAAGATGATCACCGCGATGCCGAGGGTGAAGCCCTCGATCACCGGCCACGGGATGAAGGTGACCGTCCGGCCCAGACCCGCGACCCCGCAACCGGCCACGAGCAGGCCGGCGACAACAGTCACCAGTGCCACACTGCCGAGGCCGTGGGCTGCGACGATGGGCGCCAGCACCACCGCCATCGCGCCGGTGGGCCCGGACACCTGGACATGGGATCCCCCGAATACCGCAGCGACCACCCCGGCGACGACGGCGGTGATCAGGCCGGCGGCCGCGCCGACTCCGGAGCTGATGCCGAAAGCCAGTGCCAGCGGCAGGGCGACCACGCCGACGGTCACCCCGGCCATCACGTCGCGTCGCCACGAGGTCGGCAGATCGGCGTAGTCGGAACGACGAGGCAGCAACCGTGCCGGGTTCACGAGTCCGACCGCAGCGGAGGCAGCGACGTCAACGTGTCGAGTTCGGCTCGCCGTGCGTCGAGCGTGTCCGCAAGGAAGGTCCGCGCGATCACCAGCAAATCCCGAATCTTCGGGTGGGCGAGCCGGTAGTGGACCGCGTTGCCGGTTCGCTGGGCGCTGACGACGTGGTGTCGTTTGAGCACGGCGAGATGCTGGGACAGCACGGTCGGTTCGACGTCGATCGACGACAGCATCTCGCTGACCGGGGTGGGCCGTCCAGCCGCGCTGAGTACTTCGAGGATGCGGATGCGGGCGGGATGGGCGAGCGCCTTGAACAGATTCGCCTTGATCTCGTAAAGCGGCTGTTCGGGCGGGTCGACGATGCGGTTGGGCACAACGGCGCTTTCAGTGGTCGAACGATTGATGGATTGCGTGACTTCGCAATCCAGGGTAGCTTGCGATGAAGCACCGTCGAGTTCGTCGTCGGTGATTATCGTCACCGGCAACCTGGATCGGGCCGGTAGTCTGCGGCCATGCCCTTGGAAACCGGTCAGGTCTTCGCGGGCTACACCATCGTGCGACTGGTGGCCACTGGCGGCATGGGTGAGGTGTACCTGGCGCAGCATCCCCGGCTGCCGCGGCAGGATGCGCTCAAAGTGCTGCCCGCGTCGTTCTCCGCCGACGAGGAGTACCGGCACCGGTTCAGCCGCGAGGCTGACCTGGCCGCCGCGCTGTGGCATCCGCACATCGTCGGCGTGCACGACCGCGGTGAGTACGACGGGCGGCTGTGGATCTCGATGGATTTCGTCGACGGCCACGACGCCGCCCGGCTGATCGTCGACCGGTATCCGAACGGAATGCCCGCCACCGACGTCATCGAGATCGTCACCGCCGTCGCCGATGCGCTCGATTACGCTCACCAGCGCCAACTGCTGCACCGCGACGTCAAACCGGCCAACATCCTCGTCACCGGTTCCGACCGGGCGCGCCGACGGATCCTGCTAGCCGACTTCGGCATCGCCCGCCACGCCGAGGACAACACCGGCCTGACGTCGTCGAATATCGCCGTCGGGTCGATGAGCTACAGCGCGCCCGAGCAGCTGATGGGTCATCCCATGGACGGGCGAGCCGACCAGTACTCCCTGGCCGCGACGGCCTACCGATTGTTCACCGGCAGCCCGCCGTTCCCGCACAGCAACCCGGCGGTGATCATCAGCCACCACCTCAACACGCCGCCGCCCCGCCTCTGGGACACCCGGCCGGAGTTGCGGGCCTTCGACGCGGCGATGACGCGCGCACTGGCGAAGGAGCCGGCGGCACGCTTCGGTTCCTGCCACGACTTCGCCGCCGCGCTGGCGCAGGCGACCGGCACCCTGGCCACGCCGCCGTCGCCCGCCGCCGCACCGCCCTGGCCCGTCGGCCCGCCGCCCGGCGTCTCCTATCCGGGGCCG contains:
- a CDS encoding serine/threonine-protein kinase gives rise to the protein MPLETGQVFAGYTIVRLVATGGMGEVYLAQHPRLPRQDALKVLPASFSADEEYRHRFSREADLAAALWHPHIVGVHDRGEYDGRLWISMDFVDGHDAARLIVDRYPNGMPATDVIEIVTAVADALDYAHQRQLLHRDVKPANILVTGSDRARRRILLADFGIARHAEDNTGLTSSNIAVGSMSYSAPEQLMGHPMDGRADQYSLAATAYRLFTGSPPFPHSNPAVIISHHLNTPPPRLWDTRPELRAFDAAMTRALAKEPAARFGSCHDFAAALAQATGTLATPPSPAAAPPWPVGPPPGVSYPGPPIPVPAAQPQLGAPGPPVMVSPWMPSGAPYPGVPYGAAQGQPPRRRRALIVAGAVFAVVLLVAAVVSVVSVSGSNDDTTPNPATTTTTTTPRPQAAGSTAMSAGPDGCAGACAGPGWHLPSSSARRRPSVRGDS
- a CDS encoding PE-PPE domain-containing protein, producing MAKHRAEPRRRVDAAPSGRLHRAVLPAALSSVIVASVATAGGVAVVHPEGVASTMYDVAALIIEGSSTNPTGAGIAEFYGGKFATGSREVVQVNFFTGPFGVYDALKNPTDEDDEDNVVMSSGWGAANVSLLLSYLEATGDPVAANAVYVLDNNVARPNGGFGTRYPVFALIGVNPLPTPTSPGAKVIDVGYEYDINGNTPAYVLNPFAMANSLAAYFGNRLDQEAVDLPVDANGNLDLSGADCAGECPKELTDGEEITAVIDGETVVIEQVGDTTYISYRSDGLPLLQPLRTYGGEAGNKVADAIEDPLTDVVNYGYPGNDPLANPDVYQPAALLPTPDETETFLRNLADPDNNARPPAGEAEVDGTRVESGVPQNRVASLPTGLVSPSADDKTANSPKFLRKVGRNVTGATSDSSAEAGPRQRIDDVAKKATDRGSQRAENKDGDPPTNKSTD
- a CDS encoding SulP family inorganic anion transporter, whose product is MNPARLLPRRSDYADLPTSWRRDVMAGVTVGVVALPLALAFGISSGVGAAAGLITAVVAGVVAAVFGGSHVQVSGPTGAMAVVLAPIVAAHGLGSVALVTVVAGLLVAGCGVAGLGRTVTFIPWPVIEGFTLGIAVIIFAQQLPAALGVSAPPGGRTLSTSVHVLTHADWAAAANTLAVVGFVAVVMVALPRLSPSAPASLLAVVGATVGVIALHVPVAAIGELPSHLPAPVLPTVDTEALRTLLGAAVTVAALAAVESLLSARVAATMSPTGRYHPDRELLGQGLASVASGVFGGMPATGAIARTAVNVRSGARTRVAAIVHSVVLLGVVYLLSGPVSRVPLAALAGVLMVTSFRMISAGTIRSILRSGRSDALTFVVTAVITVSFDLIEAVMIGVLAAAFFALRNLAGRSSVTREELPGPRSEGDEHIALLRLDGAMFFGAAERISSAIAEAFGAEAAGIRVVIVRMSQLGMLDATGARTLAEITAELEARGITVIIKGVRPEHLNMITSVGVLDSLRHENHLMDSLDDAIAHARSHVAANAS
- a CDS encoding ArsR/SmtB family transcription factor; its protein translation is MPNRIVDPPEQPLYEIKANLFKALAHPARIRILEVLSAAGRPTPVSEMLSSIDVEPTVLSQHLAVLKRHHVVSAQRTGNAVHYRLAHPKIRDLLVIARTFLADTLDARRAELDTLTSLPPLRSDS
- a CDS encoding ATP-binding protein codes for the protein MTQPHDLPRTVGELRASGHRERGVKQEIQENLLAGLAEGRDLWPGILGFEDTVIPQLERALIAGHDIVLLGERGQGKTRLLRALTGLLDEWTPVIEGSELGEHPYSPITPESIRRVADSGDDLKVAWRHRSERYTEKLATPDTSVADLVGDIDPIKVAEGRSLGDPETIAYGLIPRAHRGIVAVNELPDLAERIQVSMLNVMEERDIQVRGYTLRLPLDVLVVASANPEDYTNRGRIITPLKDRFGAEIRTHYPLQLDAEVGVITQEAQLAAAVPEYLLQILARFARNLRESGSVDQRSGVSARFAIAAAETVAAAARHRSTILGEQEPVARVVDLGTVVDVLRGKLEFESGEEGREQAVLEHLLRRATADTAQRVLGGLDVGPLVAALEDGSPVTTGERVSAKDVLAALPDVPVIDAIATRLGAQTDGERAAAVELALEALYLAKRIDKVSGEGETVYG
- a CDS encoding VWA domain-containing protein; the protein is MAERASARGHGRSSRYSRYTGGPDPLAPPVDLREALEQIGEEVMEGSSPRRALSELLRRGTKNMRGADRLAAEANRRRRELLQRNSLDGTLQEVKKLLDEAVLAERKELARAIDDDARFCELQIEALSPSPAKAVQELSDYQWRSPEGREKYDQIKDLLGREMLDQRFAGMKEALENATDEDRQRVNDMLDDLNELLEKHSKGQDSPEDFQDFMAKHGEFFPENPRNVDELLDSLAKRAAAAQRFRNSLSPDQRAELDALAQQAFGSPSLMNALNRLDSHLQAARPGEDWSGSSEFSGDNPLGMGQGAQALADIGELEQLAEQLSQSYPGATMDDVDLDALARQLGDQAAVDARTLAELERALMNQGFLDRGSDGKWRLSPKAMRQLGRAALSEVAQRLSGRHGERDTRRAGAAGELTGATRPWQFGDTEPWNVTRTLTNAVLRQSGTGEREIPVSITVDDVEISETETRTQAAVALLVDTSFSMVMENRWLPMKRTALALNHLVSTRFRSDALQIVAFGRYARTVSAAELTGLEGVYEQGTNLHHALALATRHLRRHPNAQPVVLVVTDGEPTAHLEDFGGRDGAQVFFDYPPHPRTIAHTVRGFDEVARLGAQVTIFRLGSDPGLARFIDQVARRVQGRVVVPDADGLGAAVVGDYLTSRRRR